The following are encoded together in the Culex pipiens pallens isolate TS chromosome 1, TS_CPP_V2, whole genome shotgun sequence genome:
- the LOC120426431 gene encoding protein tweety isoform X1, which yields MQGSTPPIMGYPEDDDQYKVPLIAKLLHALPHYNITFHRINNTFRPSSEVYLESLGILGSIPAALLIVSLFGLLLYLLTRCCDRKPRPAHSITSLKVTLSIVTVLCCAAIGLGLYGNDDLHNGLLDVLQAGRKVDNVVSSVRNQTYILENTLTMKIQQQLTELEDIFDSKTNNQTALSQLQQALAVTKGNVTIAKNAANDIRRPLSGLVITDFLAKGDQWELIRWPGTVAILALLLVLCAVLLVGVARHSRCALILFSVCGLLAVTGSWLMSGIYLSTSVAVGDLCNDPADFLVHQAPNELPADILLYYTQCDVSRSNPFTQRLRESQNAINNARNAMGVVSKIGPVLFKNAGLGPKLGSVNADIKLCERLLTGLTALVDCKTVHYSYLNATRGLCEGGLLGLVLMLIASFMAAILLTVMVWVDSHTWIYIRKRNDYAQVEEQSYVSAHQLHPQNHQNMNTRPLPHNHKGPPVISGSQTLAHPGRNPKNELTPQQQAHLHHHHAQTMMRPGGTHTLGRLPSHNNSPTHMHGPNNGKYATLSKHCKTLDANDFY from the exons AGTCTGGGAATCCTAGGATCGATACCGGCCGCGCTGTTAATAGTGTCACTGTTCGGGTTGCTCCTGTACCTCCTGACACGATGCTGTGACCGCAAACCACGGCCTGCCCATTCCATTACCAGCCTCAAAGTCACCCTCTCCATCGTGACC gtATTGTGCTGTGCCGCCATCGGGTTGGGCCTGTACGGAAACGATGATCTGCACAACGGACTGTTGGATGTGCTGCAGGCTGGCCGAAAGGTGGACAATGTCGTTTCGTCGGTGCGCAATCAAACGTACATCCTGGAGAATACACTAACCATGAAGATACAGCAGCAGCTTACCGAGCTGGAGGACATCTTCGACAGCAAGACAAACAATCAGACGGCTCTGTCTCAGCTACAACAGGCACTCGCGGTGACGAAAGGCAACGTGACCATCGCGAAGAATGCCGCCAACGACATTCGGCGCCCGCTGTCCGGGCTGGTCATAACGGACTTTTTAGCG AAAGGAGACCAATGGGAGCTGATTCGATGGCCCGGGACGGTCGCTATCCTCGCGCTTTTACTGGTTCTCTGCGCCGTGCTGCTGGTGGGCGTTGCCCGTCACTCACGCTGTGCGCTGATTCTGTTTAGCGTTTGTGGGCTGCTGGCCGTAACCGGAAGCTGGCTCATGTCCGGAATATACCTTTCGACTTCGGTGGCTGTCGGCGATCTGTGTAACGATCCCGCAGACTTCCTCGTTCACCAAGCACCGAACGAGCTTCCGGCGGATATTCTACTTTACTACACCCAGTGTGACGTGTCACGATCGAATCCATTTACCCAGCGCCTCCGCGAATCTCAGAATGCCATCAACAACGCTCGCAACGCAATGGGCGTTGTATCCAA AATTGGGCCAGTACTCTTCAAGAATGCTGGACTGGGTCCAAAGCTGGGCTCGGTGAATGCCGATATTAAGCTGTGCGAAAGACTTCTCACGGGACTGACGGCGCTGGTTGATTGCAAGACGGTGCACTACAGCTATCTGAACGCAACGCGTGGTCTCTGCGAGGGAGGGCTGCTGGGCCTGGTGCTTATGCTAATCGCGAGCTTTATGGCCGCAATCCTGCTCACCGTTATGGTGTGGGTTGATTCGCACACGTGGATTTATATTCGGAAGAG GAACGACTACGCTCAAGTAGAAGAACAATCATATGTTTCAGCCCATCAACTCCATCCTCAGAATCACCAGAATATGAACACGCGACCACTGCCACACAATCATAAGGG TCCACCAGTCATTAGCGGATCGCAAACTTTGGCCCACCCAGGACGTAACCCGAAGAACGAGTTAACTCCTCAGCAGCAGGCCCATCTGCACCATCACCATGCTCAAACGATGATGCGGCCCGGTGGAACGCACACTCTCGGACGACTTCCATCGCACAACAACAGCCCGACTCACATGCACGGACCGAACAACGGCAAATACGCCACCCTGAGCAAGCACTGCAAGACACTAGATGCAAATGACTTTTACTGA
- the LOC120426438 gene encoding pyridoxal-dependent decarboxylase domain-containing protein 1, with the protein MSDVPGESSIPQGLGGVLEPQVLEIPAANVRSSLAELENQASQVLNRLEYVKGAVEQQQQNPIPITPGFLQPDKKPTAEVLSTLETLISQLDVDEEPEFVLPPLDDAAQLAVITHSIASYLTSLDRQHLSRIVSKIVSDTNRWLSHMFRFMDCSTSYYRDSAECILYSVRLAIANRFPESVDNRLSQLQNATLYISENSSLFALQNTCRFIGLPVANIRTVPCNVITVARGTMDASELQKMIATDVEAGKVPLFVMADLGSSVCGEVDNLAVIRNVCNLSNVWLHCQGHCLAALAVTKGTLTGIKAIPDSMTLNLGNWLGMSGVPCVLMYKQIPASMLTLFDVDPILSNRLTALSLWTIMQTMGVDAISERIFMAFDSCRQMHEMLSKIEGVKIWSKAPRQEAGKSFRALLNSPINYCILFESAIPVVVFQFDGTCAEKNAATNEVTTSVGSEADVSVESQLPSDAVDSKTKDEPTSKSNISSYFDRLNGWLGQILLRDCSQLNLEIINHSLHGTCIRYSPFAPGYGELLPLSEVIESVGQFIEAQIEILLATVKHKARFNQLVAESPVLRLIELNDWAGLGSVHYVPEGWETLLTDQAKTELNRLNSALVEMLKAHDGAFSLGEGTDGLICVRFGMVTSETDVEELLDLVIQTGLKIQENSKILDTMSEILKKGIEAATMDLQREADEKLWQDGILRQVPLVGRVVNWWSPPIKESGVKGRSLNLTQGVVESTENIYKYHMQMTAKPNQLPGNKNPPTPLVQTPISADGGESLHSRNPSASSQLSSGQSVDRTVSTVQQQHPQQAQSNAIAGGDTTAPATTAALAQ; encoded by the exons ATGTCCGACGTACCTGGTGAATCCAGTATTCCCCAGGGATTGGGTGGTGTTTTGGAGCCGCAAGTACTGGAGATTCCAGCGGCCAAT GTTCGTTCCAGCCTGGCCGAGTTGGAAAACCAAGCTTCCCAGGTGCTAAATCGCTTGGAGTATGTGAAAGGAGCtgtagagcagcagcagcaaaatccGATTCCGATAACTCCGGGTTTCCTTCAACCGGATAAGAAGCCGACTGCCGAAGTACTCTCGACACTCGAAACGCTCATTTCCCAACTGGACGTCGATGAAGAGCCGGAATTCGTGCTGCCACCGTTGGATGATGCGGCACAATTGGCCGTCATAACGCATTCGATTGCATCGTACTTGACCTCATTGGATCGACAACATCTCAGCCGGATTGTTTCGAAAATAGTTTCGGACACGAATCGCTGGCTGAGTCACATGTTCAGATTCATGGATTGTAGTACCAGCTACTATCGCGATAGTGCCGAATGTATTCTGTACTCGGTCCGGCTGGCAATCGCAAACCGCTTTCCGGAGTCGGTCGATAACCGACTGTCGCAGCTGCAAAATGCTACGCTTTATATTTCCGAAAACAGCTCTTTGTTTGCCCTGCAAAACACTTGCCGTTTCATTGGACTTCCTGTGGCAAACATTCGCACTGTTCCTTGTAATGTGATAACCGTCGCTCGTGGTACTATGGACGCCTCGGAGCTGCAGAAGATGATTGCGACTGACGTTGAAGCTGGCAAAGTTCCTTTGTTCGTGATGGCCGATCTCGGTTCGTCGGTTTGCGGAGAAGTCGACAATTTGGCCGTCATCAGGAACGTATGCAACTTGAGCAATGTATGGTTGCATTGCCAGGGACATTGCTTGGCGGCATTGGCCGTTACGAAGGGAACATTGACAGGG ATCAAAGCCATCCCGGACTCGATGACGCTGAACTTGGGCAATTGGCTGGGAATGAGCGGCGTGCCGTGTGTGCTCATGTACAAACAGATCCCGGCCAGCATGCTGACGTTGTTTGATGTTGATCCCATTCTGTCGAACCGGCTGACCGCGCTCAGCTTGTGGACCATCATGCAGACGATGGGAGTGGACGCCATTAGCGAGCGAATATTCATGGCATTCGATTCGTGCCGGCAGATGCATGAAATGCTCAGCAAGATAGAAggagttaaaatttgg AGTAAAGCTCCTCGTCAAGAGGCTGGGAAATCCTTCCGGGCACTGTTGAACAGTCCAATCAATTATTGC ATTCTGTTCGAGTCCGCTATTCCGGTGGTAGTGTTTCAATTCGATGGAACCTGTGCTGAGAAGAATGCTGCCACGAACGAAGTGACCACCTCGGTTGGATCGGAAGCTGATGTTTCGGTAGAATCGCAGCTGCCATCAGATGCGGTGGACAGCAAGACAAAAGATGAGCCAACCAGCAAGTCGAACATCTCCTCATACTTTGACCGCTTGAACGGATGGTTGGGCCAGATTTTGTTGCGTGATTGTTCCCAGTTAAATCTGGAAATCATTAACCATTCATTGCACGGCACCTGCATCCGTTACTCTCCGTTCGCACCTGGATATGGGGAGTTGCTTCCGCTCAGCGAGGTCATCGAAAGCGTGGGACAGTTTATCGAGGCGCAAATCGAGATACTGCTGGCGACTGTTAAACACAAGGCTCGCTTCAACCAGCTTGTGGCCGAGAGTCCGGTTCTTCGTCTGATCGAGCTTAACGATTGGGCTGGGCTGGGTAGTGTTCATTACGTTCCGGAAGGATGGGAAACACTACTGACCGATCAGGCCAAAACGGAGCTAAACAGGCTAAACTCGGCGTTGGTGGAAATGCTGAAAGCTCACGATGGTGCATTTTCCCTCGGAGAAGGAACTGATGGACTTATCTGTGTGCG CTTTGGCATGGTCACCAGCGAAACCGATGTGGAAGAGCTGCTTGATCTGGTGATTCAAACCGGTTTGAAAATTCAGGAAAACTCCAAAATACTGGACACCATGTCCGAGATCCTCAAGAAAGGTATCGAGGCAGCCACCATGGACTTGCAGCGCGAGGCCGATGAAAAGCTCTGGCAGGACGGAATCTTACGACAAGTTCCGCTCGTCGGTCGGGTCGTCAACTGGTGGAGTCCTCCGATTAAGGAAAGCGGCGTAAAAGGACGCAGCTTGAACCTTACGCAAGGAGTTGTGGAGAGTACGGAAAACATTTACAA GTACCACATGCAAATGACGGCCAAACCGAATCAACTACCGGGCAACAAAAATCCTCCTACACCGCTGGTCCAGACGCCGATTAGTGCCGATGGAGGGGAAAGCCTACATTCCAGAAACCCGAGCGCGAGCAGCCAGCTATCCAGCGGCCAATCCGTGGATCGTACAGTTTCAACGGTACAACAGCAGCATCCGCAACAAGCGCAAAGCAATGCAATTGCAGGTGGAGATACGACAgcaccagcaacaacagcagcattGGCACAATAA
- the LOC120426444 gene encoding uncharacterized protein LOC120426444, which produces MAAATANTSKNTILCHACTEDVKDEYVSCQGFCNAVFHLHCSSAKPELLKEIASHRQIFWLCRSCSSLMMDLRHRRSVQSAYEAGQELSLSHHNRIVEQLKSELLSELKTELSANFAKLIASNSLTPKSASHGAGGFRGPGSRRLFNNPAPPLRPHPMPPQHDTGKPKETADVVEGVVAEGYGTATEEEVPRFWLYLSRVSRNVTEAQIAKLAVDRLGVVDVKVKRLVAKGKDVSRMRFISFKVGVHVDLKHKALASATWPDGKSATPPPVPTLNDADDAEFAAGVCTAIDSKETGACFGKFGRYRVDWRFTHGSSDRLTCGTIVPTIPASFRSSSQHLPVRVLQFSPGRAVESPVGAPRLPDATTSSPRQRLRTPASRSHQSRPGAGVGVGGGVSQPAPVGKYPSRSQHFLPDVRSTSSSCASTSATQTANVSPPSFRAIQFSPGRAVESPVGAPRLPDATTSSPRQRLRTPASRSHQSRPGAGVGVGGGVSQPAPFGKYPSRSQHFLPDVRPISSSCASTSATQTANVSPPSFRAIQFSPGRAVESPVGAPRLPDATTSSPRQRLRTPASRSHQSRPGAGVGVGGGVSQPAPFGKYPSRSQHFLPDVRPISSSCASTSATQTANVSPPSFRAIQFSPGRAVESPVGAPRLPDATTSSPRQRLRTPASRSHQSRPGAGVGVGGGVSQPAPFGKYPSRSQHFLPDVRPISSSCASTSATQTANVSPPSFRAIQFSPGRAVESPVGAPRLPDATTSSPRQRLRTPASRSHQSRPGAGVGVGGGVSQPVPFGKYPSRSQHFLPDVRPTSSSCASPSATQIANASTLSATVPSQLANDVQPQRPGSVDRRDSSLLTIYYQNVRGLRTKTNQLHLSLSSCDYDVIAFSETWLNAKIVDSELSSDYTFYRADRSRETSVLERGGGVLIGVKKRFHPEPIHLRGGEKLEQIAVRIPLPGKTLFVCCVYIPPNSDATIYTQHSSCVQQLCDLAQGPDEVIVVGDYNVPNLSWHFDEDINGYLPSGQSTEQEVALIEDVLGTGLQQMFDLPNANGRLLDLALVSDSSRFQLIEPPRAILKVDAHHRPFILVLDMQSTGTAAEQAGTYYDFANCDTTALNNSIASLDWANLLLVGSVDDIVERFYDKLNEIIREVVPLKHRRPHPNSHQPWWNRETRNLRNRLRKARKRFLKHPTEMLGRELADRELHYEMSLEAAFRGYISGIESNLKREPKSFWAFVKKRKQDKGIPQDMVYRDSSASTPDDSVQLFADFFKTVYSANQPTPSNESLDKILPHELHMPLVCLTEEDVRKVLASTDASKGPGPDCIPPSIVKQCAATLANPLAIIFNRSLESGVFPAKWKVASITPIHKSGNVHNVENYRSISILSCLPKVFEKIVHEFLSHAVQPIISACQHGFMAKRSTTTNLMTFVTDVLRSMESRCQVDAVYVDFAKAFDRVPHQLAVEKLRRLGLPEWITTWLHSYLTSRSAYVKLGGSKSGLFMIPSGVPQGSHLGPLIFLLFIDDLCHWIKNDKVLYADDLKFYRTITSPLDCLALQSDIDSLMRWCDQNGMEANAKKCQVITFDRKLRPITHAYMMGISLLDRVSSVKDLGVTLDRKLTFNEHITSVTAKAFATIGFIRRNTTAFKDIHALKALYSALVRSQLEYAAQVWAPYHNVHIARLERVQRAFVRLALRTLPWRNPPEQTSIEDRRRLLGLDTLLKRRQRMQQLFIFDILTKRLDCQKLSQLLIVYVPPRNLRRNPSMFRLSVHHTVYGHNQPFDVCCRLFNVVSDRFVLNMTKDSFKKLISC; this is translated from the exons ATGGCTGCTGCAACTGCAAACACCTCCAAGAACACCATCCTCTGCCATGCGTGTACTGAGGATGTAAAGGACGAATATGTTTCCTGCCAGGGTTTCTGCAACGCGGTGTTCCATTTGCATTGCAGTAGTGCCAAACCAGAGCTGTTGAAGGAAATTGCGTCGCACCGCCAAATCTTTTGGCTCTGCCGATCTTGCTCCAGCCTTATGATGGACCTGCGGCATCGACGTTCAGTTCAAAGCGCGTATGAAGCAGGCCAGGAATTATCTCTCAGCCACCATAATCGCATCGTCGAGCAGCTCAAATCGGAACTCCTATCCGAGTTGAAAACCGAGTTGAGTGCGAACTTTGCGAAGCTCATTGCGTCGAACTCGTTGACTCCTAAGTCAGCAAGTCACGGTGCTGGTGGGTTTCGCGGTCCCGGAAGCCGCCGACTTTTCAACAATCCTGCACCGCCTCTAAGGCCGCATCCCATGCCGCCGCAACATGACACCGGTAAACCCAAGGAAACTGCCGATGTTGTGGAAGGAGTAGTCGCTGAAGGGTATGGGACAGCCACTGAAGAGGAAGTTCCTCGTTTCTGGCTTTACCTTTCCCGTGTTTCGCGGAATGTCACGGAAGCGCAAATCGCGAAGCTTGCCGTCGATCGCCTAGGAGTCGTAGACGTCAAAGTCAAGAGGCTGGTCGCCAAAGGCAAAGACGTCAGCAGAATGAGATTTATCTCGTTCAAAGTTGGTGTGCATGTCGACCTGAAGCACAAAGCCCTCGCTTCTGCGACGTGGCCTGACG GAAAATCCGCCACCCCCCCCCCCGTCCCAACCCTTAACGACGCCGACGACGCCGAGTTTGCCGCCGGAGTCTGCACCGCAATCGACTCCAAAGAAACCGGAGCATGTTTTGGAAAATTCGGAAGATACAGAGTTGACTGGAGGTTCACCCATGGATCATCAGACAGACTAACGTGCGGCACAATCGTGCCAACAATCCCAGCATCTTTTCGCTCTTCATCCCAGCATCTACCAGTACGAGTCCTCCAGTTTTCGCCAGGACGCGCCGTAGAAAGCCCTGTGGGAGCCCCTCGCCTGCCCGACGCCACCACGTCTTCACCACGCCAACGCTTGAGAACCCCTGCAAGTCGCAGCCATCAGAGCCGTCCTGGTGCTGGTGTCGGTGTCGGGGGAGGGGTCTCTCAACCGGCGCCCGTCGGCAAGTACCCTTCTCGATCGCAACATTTCCTGCCTGATGTCCGTTCAACTTCTAGCTCGTGTGCCAGCACGTCGGCGACTCAGACTGCAAACGTCTCACCGCCGTCATTTCGAGCCATCCAGTTTTCGCCAGGACGCGCCGTAGAAAGCCCTGTGGGAGCCCCTCGCCTGCCCGACGCCACCACGTCTTCACCACGCCAACGCTTGAGAACCCCTGCAAGTCGCAGCCATCAGAGCCGTCCTGGTGCTGGTGTCGGTGTCGGGGGAGGGGTCTCTCAACCGGCGCCCTTCGGCAAGTACCCTTCTCGATCGCAACATTTCCTGCCTGATGTCCGTCCAATTTCTAGCTCGTGTGCCAGCACGTCGGCGACTCAGACTGCAAACGTCTCACCGCCGTCATTTCGAGCAATCCAGTTTTCGCCAGGACGCGCCGTAGAAAGCCCTGTGGGAGCCCCTCGCCTGCCCGACGCCACCACGTCTTCACCACGCCAACGCTTGAGAACCCCTGCAAGTCGCAGCCATCAGAGCCGTCCTGGTGCTGGTGTCGGTGTCGGGGGAGGGGTCTCTCAACCGGCGCCCTTCGGCAAGTACCCTTCTCGATCGCAACATTTCCTGCCTGATGTCCGTCCAATTTCTAGCTCGTGTGCCAGCACGTCGGCGACTCAGACTGCAAACGTCTCACCGCCGTCATTTCGAGCAATCCAGTTTTCGCCAGGACGCGCCGTAGAAAGCCCTGTGGGAGCCCCTCGCCTGCCCGACGCCACCACGTCTTCACCACGTCAACGCTTGAGAACCCCTGCAAGTCGCAGCCATCAGAGCCGTCCTGGTGCTGGTGTCGGTGTCGGGGGAGGGGTCTCTCAACCGGCGCCCTTCGGCAAGTACCCTTCTCGATCGCAACATTTCCTGCCTGATGTCCGTCCAATTTCTAGCTCGTGTGCCAGCACGTCGGCGACTCAGACTGCAAACGTCTCACCGCCGTCATTTCGAGCAATCCAGTTTTCGCCAGGACGCGCCGTAGAAAGCCCTGTGGGAGCCCCTCGCCTGCCCGACGCCACCACGTCTTCACCACGCCAACGCTTGAGAACCCCTGCAAGTCGCAGCCATCAGAGCCGTCCTGGTGCTGGTGTCGGTGTCGGGGGAGGGGTCTCTCAACCGGTGCCCTTCGGCAAGTACCCTTCTCGATCGCAACATTTCCTGCCTGATGTCCGTCCAACTTCTAGCTCGTGTGCCAGTCCGTCGGCGACTCAAATCGCAAACGCCTCGACGCTGTCAGCCACCGTCCCTAGTCAACTCGCTAATGATGTTCAACCCCAACGCCCCGGCTCCGTGGACCGTCGTGACTCCTCACTGCTAACTATCTACTACCAGAACGTTAGAGGACTAAGAACGAAAACAAATCAACTGCACCTGTCGCTGAGCTCGTGTGATTACGACGTGATCGCATTTTCTGAAACGTGGCTCAATGCGAAGATTGTGGACTCAGAGCTTTCTTCGGATTATACCTTTTATCGTGCCGATCGTAGTCGTGAAACAAGCGTCTTGGAGAGAGGTGGCGGCGTCTTGATCGGTGTCAAAAAACGTTTTCACCCGGAACCCATTCATTTGCGGGGCGGCGAGAAGCTTGAGCAGATCGCAGTGCGCATCCCCTTGCCTGGAAAGACGTTATTCGTCTGCTGTGTTTACATTCCTCCCAACTCAGATGCAACTATCTACACTCAGCACTCATCGTGTGTTCAACAACTGTGCGATCTGGCGCAAGGTCCTGATGAAGTCATCGTCGTTGGCGACTACAACGTTCCGAATCTCTCTTGGCATTTCGACGAAGACATCAACGGGTACCTGCCTAGCGGCCAATCTACTGAACAGGAAGTTGCTCTGATTGAGGACGTTCTTGGTACTGGCCTCCAGCAAATGTTTGATCTTCCGAACGCAAATGGACGATTACTCGATCTGGCCCTCGTAAGCGACTCGTCTCGATTCCAACTCATTGAACCACCCCGTGCCATTCTCAAGGTTGACGCACATCACAGGCCGTTTATCCTAGTTCTCGATATGCAATCAACGGGGACCGCTGCCGAACAAGCCGGAACGTACTACGACTTTGCTAACTGCGACACCACGGCATTAAACAACTCTATTGCAAGCTTGGACTGGGCTAATCTGCTACTCGTTGGATCTGTTGATGACATCGTTGAACGATTCTACGACAAGCTAAATGAAATTATCCGAGAGGTTGTACCTCTAAAGCATCGACGTCCGCACCCAAACAGCCACCAGCCTTGGTGGAATCGAGAGACCCGTAATCTTCGCAACAGGCTGCGAAAAGCAAGGAAACGTTTCCTTAAACATCCGACGGAAATGCTGGGCAGGGAGTTGGCGGATCGAGAGTTGCACTACGAGATGAGCTTAGAAGCTGCCTTCCGAGGATACATCAGTGGCATCGAATCGAACCTGAAGCGTGAGCCGAAATCCTTCTGGGCGTTCGTGAAGAAGCGGAAGCAAGACAAAGGGATTCCGCAGGACATGGTGTATCGTGACTCAAGCGCCTCAACGCCAGACGATTCTGTACAACtgtttgcagattttttcaaaaccgttTACAGCGCCAATCAACCTACACCCAGCAACGAGTCCCTGGACAAGATCCTGCCGCACGAGTTACACATGCCCTTGGTGTGTCTCACGGAGGAAGACGTGCGCAAGGTCTTGGCCTCTACCGACGCCTCCAAAGGACCTGGCCCGGACTGTATCCCTCCGTCCATTGTAAAGCAGTGCGCAGCTACACTAGCAAACCCGCTCGCCATTATTTTCAACCGCTCCCTTGAATCGGGTGTGTTCCCTGCTAAATGGAAGGTAGCTTCGATCACGCCAATTCACAAGTCCGGGAACGTGCACAACGTGGAAAATTATCGTTCGATCTCCATTTTGAGCTGCCTACCCAAGGTGTTCGAGAAAATTGTGCATGAGTTTTTATCCCATGCCGTGCAACCAATAATATCTGCCTGTCAGCATGGTTTCATGGCCAAGAGATCTACGACAACGAACCTGATGACCTTTGTCACCGACGTCTTAAGGAGTATGGAGAGTCGCTGCCAGGTGGATGCTGTCTATGTGGATTTTGCGAAGGCGTTCGATAGAGTGCCGCACCAGCTTGCCGTTGAAAAACTGCGAAGGCTTGGACTCCCTGAATGGATCACGACTTGGCTGCACTCGTACCTAACTTCTCGTTCAGCCTACGTTAAACTCGGTGGCTCGAAGTCTGGGCTGTTCATGATCCCGTCTGGTGTCCCGCAGGGTAGTCATCTGGGCCCACTAATTTTTCTTCTGTTCATCGACGATCTCTGCCACTGGATCAAGAACGACAAGGTCTTGTACGCTGATGACTTGAAGTTCTATCGCACAATTACTTCACCGCTCGATTGCCTGGCTCTCCAAAGTGACATTGATTCGCTCATGAGGTGGTGCGATCAAAACGGGATGGAGGCCAACGCAAAAAAGTGTCAAGTAATTACATTCGACCGTAAGCTGCGCCCAATCACGCACGCCTACATGATGGGAATATCCTTGCTAGACCGGGTGTCTTCTGTTAAGGATCTTGGCGTTACTCTTGACAGAAAGCTGACTTTCAACGAGCATATCACTTCCGTCACGGCTAAGGCGTTTGCTACAATTGGTTTCATCCGAAGAAACACGACTGCCTTCAAAGACATCCACGCTCTAAAAGCTCTGTACAGCGCCCTAGTTAGAAGCCAGTTGGAGTATGCTGCCCAGGTGTGGGCACCATATCACAATGTACACATCGCCAGGTTGGAGAGGGTGCAACGCGCGTTTGTGCGGCTAGCATTACGCACGCTGCCGTGGAGGAATCCGCCGGAGCAGACATCAATCGAGGATCGCCGTCGTCTGTTGGGGCTGGACACGCTGTTGAAGAGGAGACAGAGGATGCAGCAGCTGTTTATCTTCGATATTTTGACGAAAAGGCTggactgtcaaaaattgtctcAACTTCTGATCGTTTATGTTCCACCACGTAATCTTCGTCGAAATCCGTCTATGTTTCGTCTATCTGTGCACCATACTGTGTATGGACACAACCAACCATTTGATGTATGCTGTCGTTTGTTTAATGTAGTTTCTGaccgttttgttttaaatatgacGAAAGATAGTTTTAAGAAATTAATTAGCTGTTAG
- the LOC120426451 gene encoding uncharacterized protein LOC120426451 — translation MTDIDEHPQDKIWLPLKAEELLKCNDRSMLLDKWKTLEDKFPGCVNVDPIRTCWPMGNCGSQHHQFLHQAVDLAGNTLTRAGGYRRLQRSNSPSDIATMITDFFERKLAPFSDFFQRNKSRPAVPCPTWSPVMMMDMSPGALPGNPVANSRVRSLEAAGNGRIAGLEGLCGSCV, via the exons ATGACAGACATCGACGAGCATCCGCAGGACAAAATTTGGTTACCGTTAAAAGCGGAGGAATTGCTCAAGTGCAACGATCGTAGCATGCTGCTGGACAAATGGAAGACCTTGGAAGATAAGTTTCCCGGCTGCGTGAATGTTGATCCAATCAG AACCTGTTGGCCGATGGGAAACTGCGGATCGCAGCATCATCAGTTCCTACATCAAGCTGTGGATCTGGCCGGGAATACACTCACACGGGCCGGAGGTTACCGAAGATTGCAGCGGTCCAACAGTCCGTCGGATATTGCTAC AATGATCACCGACTTTTTCGAGCGCAAATTGGCGCCTTTTTCCGACTTTTTCCAGCGCAATAAGTCACGCCCGGCCGTTCCCTGCCCAACTTGGTCACCCGTGATGATGATGGACATGTCTCCGGGCGCACTTCCTGGCAACCCCGTGGCCAACAGTCGCGTCAGATCTCTCGAAGCTGCCGGCAACGGAAGAATTGCCGGCCTAGAAGGACTCTGTGGAAGCTGTGTTTAA